From the genome of Halobacteriovorax marinus SJ:
CATCCTCTGGCCGTTATCGGTGAGAAGAACTTCATAGGTGAGCTTTCAATGTTTAGTGATGAGAAGAGATATGCTTCTGCTATTGCTTTGGAAGAAACTGAAGTCTATATGATTAAGAAGTCAGATATAAGAAAAGTTCTTAAAGAGTGCCCAGAGTGGGTTACTAATATTATGGTTACTTTAACAGATCGCTTGAGAGATGTTGATGAGCTTATGCGTGAGCATAGAGTTGTTCCATCAGACATGGAAGATCAATTTAATTTAAATAGTAGTCAGCAAAAAGAAATGAAAGAGGCTTTAAAGGAATATAGAAGCAGAAGAGGAATATAGCTCTTCTGCTTAAAAATATTAGTTTAGATTAATTTGTTGTCTTCTACTTAATGTTGCAATCATCTGAACGACTTTTTCTCTGGCCTTAGCAATAGAGTCGTTTTCATTATTTAATCTCGCTTTCATTGCATGGTAAGACTTCTCAGCATACTCTCTTGGAAGAGATGAGAGGGCCTTCTTTTGAAACTCTAGTGAGCAGGCTCTGATGGCAACTCCAAAAACTCCTGAGTGAATATTTCTACAAAGAGTCTTTAAATCAAATTCGTTCAATTTATAAATATCGTTAAAAGAAATACTTTTTTCTTGTAGCTCAGCTGCTAGCTGTGGATTTCTCTTTTGAATATTTCTAAAGAGAGTTGCTTTCTCTTCTTCTGGCATGATTTGGAGCATTTCGATAATTTGTGCTTTTCCATTAATGAAAACTCCACTTGCAGTATTATTCGCATCCATTGCTTATCTCCAGGTTAGGCTTGTTCTTCCCATTTCATTTTTTCTTTCATGAACTTTTGGCGGGCGTTGTCGATTGTATTTTGATGAGACTCTACAAGATGTTGAATCTCACTTTCTTGGCTTTCTTGAATTTCATTAACTTGGTCATCATGAGCTTTTTTAAGATTTTCAAGCTCTTCTTTTAATCTTTCATTCTCAAGCATGACCGTTTTATTTTGCTTTGATCTAACACTTGTTAATTTTTGCTCTAGTTCAATCTCTAGAGCATTAATTTTCTTTTCATAATCATTTCTTAAGCGAGTAATTTGAGCTTCGTTCTTTCTGACTTCTTTACCAAACTCTCTCTCGTGTTCGTCACGTAGCTTTTTAAGCTCTGAATTGTAGCGCTTTTCTTCTGCTTCTCTGAATCTTGTAGCCTTGAGGTGAGTAATATTTGTCATAATTCGACTCTTAAGAAAATGTTTTGCAGATGTGTACTCTGCGACACTATAATTTTACGAGATCAGTACTAGTTGTTACAAGGAGGCAAATATGACGTCTATTGATTCGGGAAAAATTTACTTAGTAAGTGGAAAGAGAACGCCATTTGGTAAGTTTGGAGGGTCATTAAAAGACATCTCTCCTGTTGATCTTGCCGTTGTTGCCGCGAAGGCCGCTCTAGAAGATGTAGCGCTTCCTGCCTCCAAAATTCAGCATGTTATCTTTGGTAATGTTGTCACTTCAACAACTGATACTATTTATGGTGGAAGGCATTTGGCACTTAAATTAGGTTGTCCAGAGGAAGTACCTGGATACAATGTTAACCGACTGTGTGGCTCGGGTATTCAGTCAATACTTGATGGATTTAGAATGATTAAAGCCGGAGAGCATGATTGTGTTTTGGCCGCTGGTTCAGAAAATATGTCACTAGTTCCACATCTCGTTTACGGCGGAAGATTTGGTACGAAATACGGTCCTCTTAAAAATGTAGATATGCTTCTAGACTCTCTGACGGATAAATTTACAAATTCTCCAATGGGAATAACGGCAGAGAAATTATCTGAAAAGTTTAGCGTAACAAGAGATCAGTGCGATGAGTATTCTCTTCGTTCGCATCAAAAAGCTGCGAAGGCCTATAAAGATGGACACCTTCAAGGGGAGATTACTCCAGTTGAATTGAAGAGAGGTGTTTGTGAAAGAGACGAGCACATGAGAGAAGATGCTTCTTTAGATGATATGAAAAAGCTAAGAGATTCATTTAAAGAAGGAGGTGTGGTTACTCCTGGATCTGCTTCTGGAATTGTTGACGGTGCAGTAGCTGTTGTTTTGGCCTCAGGAAAATTTTGTATTGAGAATAATCTAACACCAATGGCCGAGATTGTTGATGGATGTGTTGTAGGTGTTGATCCAACAATAATGGGAATTGGACCAAGTCCTGCTATTAAGAAATTACTAAGTGCTAATAATATGGAGCTTAAAGATATTGATCTCGTTGAAATAAATGAAGCATTCTCAGGGCAAACACTTTCTTGTATCAAGGACCTTGAGTTGGATGAGTCTAAATTAAATATTTGGGGAGGGGCAGTAGCTCTAGGGCACCCTCTTGGGGCATCAGGAACTAGGATTACCCTAACCCTAGCTAGACAATTACATGCTCTTAAGAGAGAATTTGGAATTGCATCTGCTTGTATAGGTGGAGGACAGGGAATTGCTGTTCTAATTAAAAGGTTTGAAAACGCTTAATGGAAAAAGTCTTAATTTATAAAGAAGATTTTGAAGATTTTCGCTCATGGCTTGGGCTCAATATTGAGTCCATTACATGGCAGGGGCGCTTTCGTGATGAATTTGAAGAGTTCTGGAAGTTATTTTTCTTAGATGGGCTCTCGCTTATTCAAATATCTGCACGTTTTGAGTATGCAACAACCAACACAAAAATTGGTCCAATCATTTCATGGTTTCAGTGGGTAAGAGATAAGTTCATCAGTTATATTTTTATAAAAAAAGATATTTCAATTTTAGAATTGTCGGCACAATTAAATATTGGTGTATCTGAATTGGCTTCAACTCTTAGAGTTTTCTTTGTGGAAGTTTACCCTCATTATGAAGATTACTTTTCCGAAACTTTTCAAGTTGGAAATAAGGCCTCTCAAAATATTTATATCAAATATTCGGATCTAAAAAATAAATACAACTTAGAAGAAATCTATAGAGGGAGTCATGAAGAAGAGATCATGCCCGCCCTAGAAGTTACGCTCTATGATGAGTGGTCTATTTTTTTAGAAAGGATGAAGAAAGATTTATTTCATCCAGAGTTCAATCTTTCAAGAATTAGAAAGAATGCCTCGTTAAAGAAACAGGCCGTCTTTATCGCAGAGGTCTTGGTTCTCCTTGCTGTTGGTACAGGTATTTTCTATGTTTTAAAATATGGGAATCAAAGCTTTGAAAAATATTTAACTGAGAAGATATCCGTCTATGAGCCACAGTTTAAGTGGCTTGATAAGAACTTAACTTTTAAGTCAAACGAGCCGGTTGAAGAAAAATCATTCCCACTAAATGTTGCAGCTATCGATGAAGTTGATGATAGTGCCAGTCAATTAGGTGAGACTCTTGTTGAAGAAGCTCGCTTTGAAGCAGAATCTGAGGTTGTTTTGACATCAATGGATTCGCTACCTAAGGATTTTGAAATTGCAGGGCTTGAACAATCTGAGTACGAAGAATTAAGACAGAGGGGTTATAGAGACTCTCGCTATGGTAATACAAAAGTTTATCGTGTGATGATGAAGTCTGTGGATGCCCAAAGGGTTAGAGGAAGTTTAAATCAACTCCTAGAGAAATACGAAGTCACTCAGGTCGATAATGTTAAGCCAGGGTTGGCCGTGCCTGGAGGATTTTATTATAATCTCTACGTACCAAGGGCAAAGCTTAAAGAGTTTATGGCCCAGGTTAACGAAGTTGATGACACAGTAATTTATGAAAGTAGGACTAGGACGATACGAAATCCTCCTGGAAAGAATAAAGTATTTATATGGGTGAAAAAAATATGAAAAAAATTCTATGTAGTTTAATGTTACTAAGTTTTATTGCTTCTTGTTCATCAAGTACGAATGAGCAAATTAAAGAAGATGTGAATGAGAAAACTGAAGAAGTTACAAATAAAGTGAAGAAGAGAAAGGGTTACTGTTCTCCACTTGATAAGGCCATGAATAAGTGTAAGTAAGTTTACATTTGACCGTCTGGTATTTCGAAGAGCCCTTTTACTTTTCTAAGTAAAACGTGGCTCTTTCCTAGATAGTACCATTGTCTAAAAAAACCAATTAGCATTGATACGATAAAACCATAAATCACACCGGAGTGAGTTGTTTTTGCAACCAAGCCTGTGTCGTGTGCGCCACCTAGTAAGAAGCCAATCATCCCCAAAATAAGCATCAGAATTGTCCAAGGAATAGTCTGCCTTTTGCAAAGGTCTGCCTCATGAACAAAGCGCTTAACTTTCTTTATATATGGGCCTAAGTCTTCTGGAGCTTCTTCGAATAGCTCTCCGAGATTATTTTCAGAGTGTAGAATTAGATCAATATTATTTACTAGCCTTGCAACGCCAATGAAATAAAACATGACAAATGCCTGAGCGAAAATGGTGTAGATGAAAACCATAATTGCTAAGTGAATGTGCGAGAGCTCGACTAGATCGTAGCCTAGAGCTTTTGAAGCAGTGAGTAAGACAGAAGCAACCATGATTAAGATCAGAGTTCTAAGTAAATTTGCCATTTTCTATGTCCGTATAAGTTTTAATTCAATTGTCATAATAGTGTAGATTTGCTACTAAGAGCTTTATAAATCGAAATTGAACATAGTCCAATAAGAGGCAATTGAAAAGGCTCAATTCCATGGCAGAAACGAACGAAGAACCAAAGAAGTTAGTACTAAAAGGTGACAAGAAGTTACTTGAGAATCCTTTTGTAGGAAGTCTTGTTGTTCCTATTGCTATTGTCCTAGTGGGAGCTTTGATTATTTTCGGTGTAACTAAAATGCTCTCTGCTGAAACATCTTATAAAGATCACGTTAGAGAACTTCAGTCTAAGGCCTTTGGGAATAAGTGGATTGCAGCTTACGAATTAAGTAAGAAAATAGGCTCTTCGCAGATTCCTGATGAGGATATTCCTTGGTTGGTAGAAAATCTAACCGATGTCTATAATAATTCACCAGACCCAAGAACTAGAGATTTTGTTGTAGTTGCCTTAGGTGGTTTAAGAACTGAACTTGCATTTCCTGTTCTTGAAGCGGCCCTTAAAGATAAGAGTTCGGACGTGAGATTCCATGCTCTTGTTGCACTGGGTAACATGCCTCTGGGAATGAATTTCAACTGGGAAACGCTTAAGCCATACTTTAAAGATGAAGATCACGCCATCAGGCAAGCGGTAGTGTTAGCGGTTGGTACTCATAGAGTTGAAGAGCTTGAGGGCGCGGTTATTGCTAGCTTGAGAGATGATAGTATCGCAGTGAGATACTCTGCAGCAACAGCTCTTATTTACTATAAGAATGAAGCTGCACTTGGAATGATTAAACAAATTTTAGAAATTGATAAGAGTTCTTCATTTGATGTGAATCAGGTGACTAATTTAAAATTAAATATATTGAATGCTATTGAAAAAATGAAGTGGAAGAAAGTGACGAGTCTTGTGCAAAGTGTTGTTGATGGGAATAATAATCCAAAAGTTACAACAAAAGCACAGCAAGTTTTAAATGAATTGAAAAATTAAGACATTGTCGGCATAATCTAACTACGTAATTTTTTAGAATTAATATTAAATAAACCCTGTTAACGAAGCCGGAGTGCTTGGTTTTCGGGGTATTAAACTTTTTAAAGGTTTGAGAATGAGTACTGAAATGAAACAAAGTTTAAACCGTAGAGAGTTCTTTAGTTATCTCTCTGTTGCTTGGATTGCTTTCTCTGCTGCGTGCGCAGGACTTGCAACTTTAGCTTTTCGTTTTTCTTATCCTAATGTGAGTTTTGACCCTGAGATGGATTTCGATGCTGGAAGACCTGGTGATTATGAAGAGGGTGTAGATGAGCGTTGGAAGAATGGATACGGTGTTTGGATGGTTAAGCAAGAAGGTAGACTTGTTGCTCTATCAAATATTTGTACTCACCTAGGTTGTATTCCAAACTGGCTTCCTGCTGAATTAAAATTTAAGTGTCCTTGTCACGGATCTGGTTACTATATGAGTGGTGTAAACTTTGAGGGACCGGCCCCAAGACCACTTGAAAGATATAAGATTTCTCTAACGGCGAAAGGAACAATCCTAGTTGATAAGACTAAGGTTTACCGCCAAGAGAAGGGACAGTGGGATAATCCAGATTCATTTTTAAGTGTATAAAAATATTAAAGAGAAAAAATAATTAAATAAGGTAGAAAAAGATGTCAGAAAAAGGTTTGGCGCAAAAGGTTCGTGAAACACAAGTATGGAAGTCTATTTTTAGACATGGACCTCCAGACAACGCTCGTAACAGAGCTAGTGTTGTTGCGGGTAACGTGTTTCTTCATTTACACCCAATTAAATTAAAGAAGTCTGGGGTTCAACTTGGCTACACTTGGTGTATGGGTGGTTTAACATTCTTTATTTTCCTCGCGCTTACAGTGACGGGACTACTTTTAATGTTCTACTACAGACCAACTGCAGAATACGCGTATAACGATATCATCGCTCTTAAGGAGCACGTGCCTCTCGGTATTATGAGAGAGATTCACAGATGGGGTGCTCACGCCATGGTTATTACTGTTTGGCTGCACATGTTTAGAGTATTTATGACTGGATCATATAAACCACCTCGTGAATTTAACTGGGGTATTGGTGTTATTCTTCTCGTATTAACTTTACTTCTTTCGTTTACAGGTTATCTCCTTCCTTGGGATCAGCTTGCAATTTGGGCGATTACAGTTGGTGCGAACATGGCAAAAGCAACTCCATTTATGGGTCACGGTGGTCCAGGTGCTGCTTTAGCTCAGATTGGTGACTTTGTTATGGTTTCTGATAAGAACGATGTTCGTTTTCAGTTACTAGCAGGACGTTTTGTTGGTGAGCCAGCATTATTGAGATTCTATATTCTTCACTGTGTATTTATACCACTTGTTGTGGGTGTACTCATTGCAGTTCACTTTTGGAGAGTTAGAAAAGACGGTGGGATTTCGGCTCCACTTTAGTTGGTAGTTTTTAATTTTAAGGATAAGAAATGAAAGAATTAATTAACTGGTTAGCTGATCCTATTAGATCGTTTCCAATCTTCACTTTTTTGTTTTTCTTGATGATCAAGTATTACAAAGTTGTGGGAACTAAGAAATTTGCTTATTGGGGTTTAGCTGTAACATTACCAATCGTTGCATGGTTTTGTGCGGATCCAAACTTTATTAAAATTATACTTTGGCCAGATAATATTCCAATCAATATCATTATCGTACTACTTACATTCTTAACTTGGTTAAGTCTTTATAAGTGTGCTGAGAACGATAAGAGAATTGAAGCAGGCGAGTGCCCTATTGAGGCCCTTCCTGAGAATAAAGAGAAAGTTTGGTGTTGGCCTAATCTTGTTTACACTGAATTATTTGCCATTATTGCAACGACTATTTTCCTCGTTGTTTGGGCAATTATCTTTAAAGCACCTCTAGAAGAACCAGCTAACGTTACTTGGGCACCAAACCCAGCGAAGGCGCCTTGGTACTTCCTTGGTCTACAAGAAATGCTTGTTTACTTTGACCCTTGGATGGCGGGGGTTATTCTTCCAGGTATTATCGTTGTTGGTCTTATTGCAATTCCATATATTGATACGAACCCTAAGGGGAACGGGTACTACACTTTTACAGAAAGAAAGTTAGCAGTAACTTCATTTCTTTTTGGATGGTTAGTTCTTTGGATTTATCTAATTATTGTCGGAACCTTCCTAAGGGGGCCTAACTGGACGTTCTATGGACCATTTGAGTACTGGGATTTCCACAAGGTTGTTGCTGAGTATAACGTAAATCTATCTGAATATATTTGGATTAAAATTTTAAATGTACCAATGCCTAAGAATATTATCGTAAGAGAGATCTTTGGGATTATTGCAACTGTAGCATATATGGTTGTTCTCCCTCTTGCTTCACTGAAGTTGAAGCTGTGTAAAGACCTCTATGAGAAATCTGGCGCAATTAGATATTACATCTTTATTTTCTTATTCATTATTATGATGAGTTTACCAATAAAGATGGTTCTAAGATGGTTAATTAACTTGAAATATATTATTGCTCTACCAGAGTGGGAATTAAACTTATAAGCCCCTCGGGTGTGAAAAAAGGGAATACTGATGAGTAAGAAGCAAGAGCCAGGTATGGCTTGGAACATGCAGAAACTTAATAAGATCTTTGCATTTCTTTCTGTTGCATTTTTAGTAACTGTTGTTTGGGTTTTTCTAGATGATTACATTCGTCCTTGGAAAGCTGTGCAGTTAAAGGGAATGGAAATCAAAAAGCAAAAGCTTGCTGAAAAAATTAAAGCAGAAGGTGAGCTGATCAACCAAGAGAAGTTAGCTCAACTTGAAATGCAACTTGAAGCATCTCAAAAAACTGTTGATAGCAGAAAGAAAGATATTGAA
Proteins encoded in this window:
- a CDS encoding Crp/Fnr family transcriptional regulator; translation: MNDISNDDHFKDVVKIKKGSVLFHEGENSTYLYVIAKGKIQLIKEDDNGVHPLAVIGEKNFIGELSMFSDEKRYASAIALEETEVYMIKKSDIRKVLKECPEWVTNIMVTLTDRLRDVDELMREHRVVPSDMEDQFNLNSSQQKEMKEALKEYRSRRGI
- a CDS encoding FliG C-terminal domain-containing protein, which translates into the protein MDANNTASGVFINGKAQIIEMLQIMPEEEKATLFRNIQKRNPQLAAELQEKSISFNDIYKLNEFDLKTLCRNIHSGVFGVAIRACSLEFQKKALSSLPREYAEKSYHAMKARLNNENDSIAKAREKVVQMIATLSRRQQINLN
- a CDS encoding thiolase family protein produces the protein MTSIDSGKIYLVSGKRTPFGKFGGSLKDISPVDLAVVAAKAALEDVALPASKIQHVIFGNVVTSTTDTIYGGRHLALKLGCPEEVPGYNVNRLCGSGIQSILDGFRMIKAGEHDCVLAAGSENMSLVPHLVYGGRFGTKYGPLKNVDMLLDSLTDKFTNSPMGITAEKLSEKFSVTRDQCDEYSLRSHQKAAKAYKDGHLQGEITPVELKRGVCERDEHMREDASLDDMKKLRDSFKEGGVVTPGSASGIVDGAVAVVLASGKFCIENNLTPMAEIVDGCVVGVDPTIMGIGPSPAIKKLLSANNMELKDIDLVEINEAFSGQTLSCIKDLELDESKLNIWGGAVALGHPLGASGTRITLTLARQLHALKREFGIASACIGGGQGIAVLIKRFENA
- a CDS encoding HEAT repeat domain-containing protein, encoding MAETNEEPKKLVLKGDKKLLENPFVGSLVVPIAIVLVGALIIFGVTKMLSAETSYKDHVRELQSKAFGNKWIAAYELSKKIGSSQIPDEDIPWLVENLTDVYNNSPDPRTRDFVVVALGGLRTELAFPVLEAALKDKSSDVRFHALVALGNMPLGMNFNWETLKPYFKDEDHAIRQAVVLAVGTHRVEELEGAVIASLRDDSIAVRYSAATALIYYKNEAALGMIKQILEIDKSSSFDVNQVTNLKLNILNAIEKMKWKKVTSLVQSVVDGNNNPKVTTKAQQVLNELKN
- a CDS encoding QcrA and Rieske domain-containing protein, producing the protein MKQSLNRREFFSYLSVAWIAFSAACAGLATLAFRFSYPNVSFDPEMDFDAGRPGDYEEGVDERWKNGYGVWMVKQEGRLVALSNICTHLGCIPNWLPAELKFKCPCHGSGYYMSGVNFEGPAPRPLERYKISLTAKGTILVDKTKVYRQEKGQWDNPDSFLSV
- a CDS encoding cytochrome b N-terminal domain-containing protein, whose protein sequence is MSEKGLAQKVRETQVWKSIFRHGPPDNARNRASVVAGNVFLHLHPIKLKKSGVQLGYTWCMGGLTFFIFLALTVTGLLLMFYYRPTAEYAYNDIIALKEHVPLGIMREIHRWGAHAMVITVWLHMFRVFMTGSYKPPREFNWGIGVILLVLTLLLSFTGYLLPWDQLAIWAITVGANMAKATPFMGHGGPGAALAQIGDFVMVSDKNDVRFQLLAGRFVGEPALLRFYILHCVFIPLVVGVLIAVHFWRVRKDGGISAPL
- a CDS encoding cytochrome b family protein, with protein sequence MKELINWLADPIRSFPIFTFLFFLMIKYYKVVGTKKFAYWGLAVTLPIVAWFCADPNFIKIILWPDNIPINIIIVLLTFLTWLSLYKCAENDKRIEAGECPIEALPENKEKVWCWPNLVYTELFAIIATTIFLVVWAIIFKAPLEEPANVTWAPNPAKAPWYFLGLQEMLVYFDPWMAGVILPGIIVVGLIAIPYIDTNPKGNGYYTFTERKLAVTSFLFGWLVLWIYLIIVGTFLRGPNWTFYGPFEYWDFHKVVAEYNVNLSEYIWIKILNVPMPKNIIVREIFGIIATVAYMVVLPLASLKLKLCKDLYEKSGAIRYYIFIFLFIIMMSLPIKMVLRWLINLKYIIALPEWELNL